In the genome of Triticum urartu cultivar G1812 chromosome 5, Tu2.1, whole genome shotgun sequence, one region contains:
- the LOC125509518 gene encoding uncharacterized protein LOC125509518 isoform X2 codes for MAAVSTAQIPPFLTTPIFQSSLLFLPTARRPPTSPAYADRPALAVACPRPGGTHRTQAAQLVLPACAAASYSSASAAEGDEGMSDPELRLVLELATDDELLELEEILYGTSYFSPVLKSIGKRPNTVSIVALDDIEERDLFISKLESRFLYLAADARSVLRGWRPSYRNVLLQVRRELGVQCSSKLCSADLEAEIFLHLLDEYSSRQKGSFSFPWDKQKSPKENPSIEVNNWKVLSDTAWRIGAKGLESTFLKGGSALTVKTIYESLAKRLSGKLLMETANYEIKKELVKQGGRLAAVNLESRAGLLAARQGLARAASRYVGLRSFMSLLGPIMWGTLLADIVIQMLGTDYARIVQAIYAFAQIRLTRSCYLESHED; via the exons ATGGCCGCCGTCTCGACGGCCCAAATCCCCCCATTCCTCACCACCCCCATTTTCCAGTCCTCGCTTCTCTTCCTGCCCACAGCACGGCGGCCCCCAACCTCGCCGGCCTACGCCGACCGCCCTGCTCTTGCGGTCGCGTGTCCTCGCCCCGGTGGAACCCACAGGACTCAGGCTGCCCAGCTCGTTCTCCCTGCCTGTGCTGCCGCTTCGTACTCCTCGGCGAGCGCGGCAGAAG GGGATGAAGGCATGTCTGACCCGGAGCTGAGGCTGGTGCTGGAGCTTGCCACCGACGACGAGCTGCTGGAACTGGAGGAGATCCTCTATGGTACCAG CTATTTCAGCCCAGTGCTAAAATCAATTGGAAAAAGGCCGAATACCGTTTCTATTGTTGCTTTGGATGATATCGAGGAGAGAGATCTTTTCATCTCAAAATTGGAGTCGAGGTTCTTGTATCTTGCTGCAGATGCACGCTCAGTTCTAAG GGGCTGGAGGCCATCATACAGGAATGTCTTACTTCAAGTAAGAAGAGAACTTGGTGTTCAATGCTCCAGTAAATTATGTAGTGCAGACCTGGAGGCAGAAATATTTCTACACCTCCTGGATGAATATTCGAG CCGTCAGAAAGGATCATTTTCATTTCCATGGGATAAACAGAAATCTCCAAAAGAAAACCCTAGCATTGAAGTAAACAACTGGAAGGTGCTTAGTGACACTGCTTGGAGGATTGGAGCAAAGGGACTAGAAAGTACATTCTTGAAG GGTGGCAGTGCATTGACTGTGAAAACAATCTATGAATCG TTAGCCAAGAGActatctggaaaactgctgatgGAGACAGCTAATTATGAGATTAAGAAAGAACTTGTTAAGCAG GGTGGCCGATTAGCTGCTGTTAACCTTGAATCCAGAGCTGGCTTGCTTGCAGCTAGGCAG GGTTTGGCTCGTGCAGCATCTAGATATGTTGGCCTTAGGAGTTTCATGAGTTTACTTGGACCAAT AATGTGGGGCACACTCTTGGCTGATATTGTGATCCAAATGCTCGGGACAGATTATGCTAGGATTGTGCAGGCAATCTACGCTTTTGCTCAG ATTCGGCTCACTCGGTCGTGTTACCTAGAATCTCATGAAGACTGA
- the LOC125509518 gene encoding uncharacterized protein LOC125509518 isoform X1, translating to MAAVSTAQIPPFLTTPIFQSSLLFLPTARRPPTSPAYADRPALAVACPRPGGTHRTQAAQLVLPACAAASYSSASAAEGTYAFEGDEGMSDPELRLVLELATDDELLELEEILYGTSYFSPVLKSIGKRPNTVSIVALDDIEERDLFISKLESRFLYLAADARSVLRGWRPSYRNVLLQVRRELGVQCSSKLCSADLEAEIFLHLLDEYSSRQKGSFSFPWDKQKSPKENPSIEVNNWKVLSDTAWRIGAKGLESTFLKGGSALTVKTIYESLAKRLSGKLLMETANYEIKKELVKQGGRLAAVNLESRAGLLAARQGLARAASRYVGLRSFMSLLGPIMWGTLLADIVIQMLGTDYARIVQAIYAFAQIRLTRSCYLESHED from the exons ATGGCCGCCGTCTCGACGGCCCAAATCCCCCCATTCCTCACCACCCCCATTTTCCAGTCCTCGCTTCTCTTCCTGCCCACAGCACGGCGGCCCCCAACCTCGCCGGCCTACGCCGACCGCCCTGCTCTTGCGGTCGCGTGTCCTCGCCCCGGTGGAACCCACAGGACTCAGGCTGCCCAGCTCGTTCTCCCTGCCTGTGCTGCCGCTTCGTACTCCTCGGCGAGCGCGGCAGAAGGTACT TATGCTTTTGAAGGGGATGAAGGCATGTCTGACCCGGAGCTGAGGCTGGTGCTGGAGCTTGCCACCGACGACGAGCTGCTGGAACTGGAGGAGATCCTCTATGGTACCAG CTATTTCAGCCCAGTGCTAAAATCAATTGGAAAAAGGCCGAATACCGTTTCTATTGTTGCTTTGGATGATATCGAGGAGAGAGATCTTTTCATCTCAAAATTGGAGTCGAGGTTCTTGTATCTTGCTGCAGATGCACGCTCAGTTCTAAG GGGCTGGAGGCCATCATACAGGAATGTCTTACTTCAAGTAAGAAGAGAACTTGGTGTTCAATGCTCCAGTAAATTATGTAGTGCAGACCTGGAGGCAGAAATATTTCTACACCTCCTGGATGAATATTCGAG CCGTCAGAAAGGATCATTTTCATTTCCATGGGATAAACAGAAATCTCCAAAAGAAAACCCTAGCATTGAAGTAAACAACTGGAAGGTGCTTAGTGACACTGCTTGGAGGATTGGAGCAAAGGGACTAGAAAGTACATTCTTGAAG GGTGGCAGTGCATTGACTGTGAAAACAATCTATGAATCG TTAGCCAAGAGActatctggaaaactgctgatgGAGACAGCTAATTATGAGATTAAGAAAGAACTTGTTAAGCAG GGTGGCCGATTAGCTGCTGTTAACCTTGAATCCAGAGCTGGCTTGCTTGCAGCTAGGCAG GGTTTGGCTCGTGCAGCATCTAGATATGTTGGCCTTAGGAGTTTCATGAGTTTACTTGGACCAAT AATGTGGGGCACACTCTTGGCTGATATTGTGATCCAAATGCTCGGGACAGATTATGCTAGGATTGTGCAGGCAATCTACGCTTTTGCTCAG ATTCGGCTCACTCGGTCGTGTTACCTAGAATCTCATGAAGACTGA